The Sabethes cyaneus chromosome 3, idSabCyanKW18_F2, whole genome shotgun sequence DNA window CTATCTCTTATCAGTTTTATCATTATCATAAACCAGTAAAGTGTAATTTTGTTTTCAGCTCAATTTGATTCTCTTTGTTAGACTTTGATAGAAAGTGTGAATCAACTCATTGATATTTTCAGATACtaaagaaaatttaatagtGTTCCTTGACCAAGAGATAAAGCAGCGTTCATACTTCTAGTTAACGCTAGTTCTAGTTGAAACGCCGTATTTAAAACCACATAGTAATACTAGTTTTGCGATATATGTATACTGAGTAACTCGCAGGATAAATTGGCATTGGTTAAATTAACCACTACACGAAGGCTTGCCTTAAAATCAAAACACAAATTGGTAGAATTAGAAGTAGTAAAATTTACAGGAATTCTTTTATGTGTTCAGATAAAATAACTCACCACTTAAACaacagttttcgtcttttttaaaCCGCGGTAATTCCGATGTTTTATTTAGTAACGATTAAAACTAGATTGAAAGGCAGCACAGTACACATATGCACGATAAAGCTGATAATCACCATCACAGCCAGACCTAATCAAAGATTTCATGACTTTTCACAAAACAATTCAAGAACTCTCCAATTAGTTCTAGCAGTGAGGGGGATGTCACGTCACTTTTCACTATGTCACACGCACCGTAGATTCACTTTAAAtatccaaaaatatttttcacacTAATCGATTGATGCTAGTCGATGAAGTTTTAGCTGAAACCTTATCCGTACTATAGCAACCATCGCAGACAGTGCTTGTTAGAGGAGAATTGGAGCCGGAACTAGAACTTACCTCGGTCCGATCCAGCGATCTACTGTTTAGTAGTGATCCACCGAGGTCGGAAGTAACTTCTTGGAGCCCCGAGCCTAGGGTgaactctttctctttctttcaAACAATTAGTATGGTTAAGAAGAAATGGCAAAAAGGAAATAGCCGAAGTAGGAAGCAAGGGAAAAAACTTCAAGAACAATAAAAATGTAAAGGAAGAATTATCATGAAACAGTGATTTACATAAcgcaaatatttttcgaaagaAAAATCACAAGATCTCCCCTGCTATGGGAAAAGATGTTCAGAAAAGTGTAGAGATTGTGGAGTAAAAGGAAGTAAAAAGAGATCAGTTCCCAcgtgttaaaaaaaataatttaatctaGAGTGCGTTCCTTGAGTAGACTTCCCCCAACCAGCCTACTGTTTGAATCCAGCGATCGTTCCGATTCAGTTCGCTGGCTGCAGCACCATCCCCTCCCTCGCGATGATGGCTTTTGTTTTCCAATTCATTATAGTTATCACCTACCTTTTCGTGTTGCCGGGCCGGTGGTGCCGATGCCGAAGGAAGGTTTTTCTATTGCTTTCGTTGTTGGTAGTCACAAAAGTTTTTCCCTCGGAAATCAAAGCACCGTGAATGAGACATGAAAAATTGCAGGCTATCAGCATTGCCGTCGCCACTGCCATTGCCGCTGCCGATGAGGCTTCTTCGCGGCGTTTTGGCTTTTCTTCCGTTGCTTTTCTCACCGGGGTCACAATGCGTGATCTTAATCCATACTGATTAGATTGTGCTGGCTGCACGAGGGGTGTTCCATTGGATGGGTCCCTCGAAGGTGACATAATGATGAGGAGTTTTTTGGGGGAGATTATCGTTTGGTTAGCGCACGGAAATAATGTCAGGTTTACAGATCGATCGTTCAGACTAGTTGAAATAAATTCCTGTTTGATTTACAATACATCATAAGTTATTTGTACTCTATTGAGGACATACTTTTTTTCGTTGGGGAAAAAATTGAGTTAGGGCGTATGTTTGGTGCAAAAATCATTTCATATAAGGTACTAGGTTTTATATAAGTAAAAAATGATTCCAATAGTCATTAAATGTCCTATGCTGGCACCCctcgtttcgtttttttgtctCAATTATTCGCTACATTCACCATGGAAGAGCACTGAAGTCACCGGTTTTATAATTCTTCTACATAACATCACTCAATGGGTCTCCACCTGCTGCGAACGGAGTTTTCCTTCCAAGGTGGTTTAACAATTCCAAACAACCTGTTTGCCATTCAACGCCGGAACACCGTGGAATGTTCCGGAACAGAAGTTGGGATTTATTTGCAGTTTTACTACCGTGGCCGCTGTGTGCTGTTTTTTTCCGCCCGCCATATTTTGGTTTTGAATGGGTGGgaaaatccgttccgtgctgaCTGAACATTCTTGTTCTTGTAGCTCAGTTTTCCCAGCCATAATTGCtagcttgattgttttcaaaatatataaattatgCTTTTCTTTTATCAGTCTGCGCTAGTTTGCACTAATAATAGAAGGTGTATATTTACATATAATCCATTATATCCATTCTGATTAGTACCGTTTCTTTAGgaaattttcttttgttctgATGCGCAAGAGAAAAAAATCAGGCATCGGCGTTTCTCGCTTCGCTGCACTAAATATGTGATGATAACCGGACTGCAATATTAATTAGATCAGTCCAACTTTTGATGTTCTCACGATTTAACAAGCTGATTGAAAATACAATTAGACAGCAGCTTGTTAGCGTCATGGAAATCAACTGGGAAGAAGATTTGATGCATAGTAAACTAATAACATCGGGCTCTCAGATCGGGGCCATATTGCGGTATCAACTATTCAAGTATCGTGTGTTGAGAGGAATTCGATGTCATCTTTTGGAACATTTCGGGTGTTGTGAGATATACGATTTAGGATCTTGGATTGGAGAGGAAGCTAaagccaatttcaaatcaaattttgagtcCAAATGTGAGTCATGTgaattaaaatttcaagtcggatttcaagtacaatttaatgtccaatgtctcTAATTACGTATAATTTTATGTcgattttgaaataaaatttcaattttttgtgatttttttataacggtagttttttacaattgacaaaAAGGACGCTAGAAGAAAGTCATGAAACAAAGATATTGATAATGTTTTAAACAGAACGGGAACAAGGCGTGATGGGTCAAAAGCGTTAAATTAGATAAGAGAGGGTCCGAGTTTCTAGTGCGTCACCAGCTGGTGACACATTTCtctatgctcaacaacaattGCTCAATTTCATTAAACAACTTCAAAAACGCCTGTAATATTCTGCAGTCCTTGATTCGTCTGACTACAAGATATATTTTCTTTTCGCCCCAGATTACTTCCCTTTGGCACACCAGAACTATTTTTGAACGTAACAGACCTGTATCAAGTTGCGCAAGTGTCAATTTCGCATGCAATTCCAGGCCCAATTGCATGTCTAATATaaggtctaatttcaagttaaattttacAGCCAAATTCAATTACAATTTcgtatccaatttcaagtataattccATGTTCAGTTTTAAGTAAACTTTCAatactaatttcaagtccaatttcgggtctaacttcaaatccaatttcatgtccgattGAAGTAGAATTTAAAATCTTACTGATATATTTATATACTTACTTATGAGTCATATTTCAAGGAAAGTTATACCTAATTTATACCTATGACCAgcgctgccacaaatacagatatttgtgcatgcataaatttggggccCTGCCATTTTTTCCGGAGTATTTTTTTCTCGgtctaatcttttattgaggAGTATTTTataattcaggaacattagaaGAGCCGAGAATCACagcaactaaaataatttatgagTCCCAAATATATGCATgaacaaatatctgtatttgtggcagtgCTGTCTATGACCtatgtccaattttatgtttaaCTTTAACTctgattttaaatccattttCAAGTCTACTTTTAAGTGCAAATGCAACTTAGGGTCTAATTTCAAATACTATTTCcagcccaatttcaaatccaatttcatgtcatATTTCaggtcaagttcaatttaagtccaatatcaatttcaaattgaattttaaaacttgaaatttaagttCCGAGTTTAAGTTTAAGAAATTTAATTCCGAGTTTAAGTTCAAATTCGAATCTCAATTCTAATCTAAAGAAAAGTCAAATCTTGAGCCTAAAATTGagttttcaatttcaaagtCCAAGTCAGACTGGGATACGTGCCTCGCTTTGCCCATAaaatttaacataaaaaatcCTTATGTTGTAACCTGGAAGTCTGGGATTTTAGACCTAATCGATCGTTGATTAAATCGATTGATCTGCGAAACCAAAAGCAAGCAAGAATTCGATTTTTGGTCCGGAACCCAGCATCGAAATGTAAGTGTTGTCACAGAATATTCAAATTCTTACTATTTTGATTGATCTCATCGATCACAGTAAATATAGGTacacaaatataaaaaaaaaatgaaccaCCAAAGTTCAAAGCACCAACATAATTTTGAGTTATGAAAACAACACGTGTTTCAATACAAGTTGATACATTCTTTCGATTCAAAAACCACACACTTTTCGCTACTTCTTTGGCAATTTTATTCCCATTTAAAAATGCGCAGTTTCATTCCGTTTATAGAACAGTAGGTTTGAACGGCAAAAATGTCTTTCTTAGTACAGCTGCTACCACTAGCTATGTATGCAAAAAAACGTTCGTTGTTATCTTTTTTTTCGCACAAAAAATAGTCACATTGTTTCCATATTTACTTTAAATACTTTGTTCTTTTTTTATCTTTAAAACCTGCATATATCACTTTTTTTCAATGTCTGTCTGTGATTAATCACGTAATCTCTCATCTTAAAAATAGTAATTCTCTTACAAAAAATCTGTCAAAATACGACTTTCCTTAAAAATAGAGTAGGAAATGATAGTCTACATTCATCTCTGCTAAAGGAGAGAAAAGATCTTAggaaaaatatgttacttggACATATTCACTTGTTGTTCCTGTGGACATTATATATAGCAATTTGTTCATTGGCCTAAGTctgcgtttgtttttttttcttgtagtagtagtagtagtaggaatAAAAGTTGAGATTACACACTGATTTCTCTCATTCGGGATGCTCGTTCGATTCGTTAAAAATACTGTGTATAAATTAGCAAATATGTATagataggtaattctcatccgaATCGATTCGACAAAACATAATAAATATATACTTTTTACCCTCCGACGACAaacattaataataaaaaaagtgatTATCTTACGGTATTCCTCCACCATGTGAGCTCCAGGCCACGTCGGAGATCGGTGGCAGCGAACCGCCGGAACCAACCCCACCGCCCGCTGTTACGCTGTTACTGTTACCATTGTTGCTATTGCTGTTTGCGCTGTTGGCCCGCCGCAGCACGTCTTCCGCAGCGGGACAGGGCTGCCGGGGGCCTGGCTCGGGCGTGTAGGTAAAAGTCAGACCTGTGGCGTAGATTATGCCGTCGTTGCGTACCAGCGAAATAGGCACTTGCGTTGGCTGGCGCACCTAATTAGTAGCAAGAAGAAAAAATGCAtaagttttcaatttttgtaaattattAGTTAAATAACTACATTTAGTTGAATATATTACTCAAATTCTTCAACATTACTGACATTAATAACTCCCAGCAATGACAACAAACCTACCATCTAGTAGCACCCAACACATACACAGCCCTCTTCTATAACAACAGGTTTTCCCATTATTAAATCGATAATATCAGAACATGCAATCCCGAGTGAGTAACAGCACTTGGTGCATCAACAATACACAATAGCTAGCGTGTACTAATGGGAAAGAGGCTTCCTCAAAGAAAAGGCGCAGTATTAGGTGCTGCAGTAAAGACGAGTAGAGCTGTTACTAGATCTGTGAGCTATCTTATGAATATTTAAACAACTAGAGTCAATTGTTCCCGCGAGCTGCGGTAAGTATCTAAGCAAGGAAGCATAGTTGATCATTTTCCTATTACCCGCTACTGTAAATTGGAGCATAGAACAATCTAACTAgaattgttttattttcctgtttttcccacagcagcagcagcagcagacgaTACCATCAAAATGGACGATCTATTCGGTAAAAAGAAAGAGGTAATTCCCATACTTGACCTCTCACGGTCGACGGCTATGTCACGGGAAGAATTCAAGAAGATGTACGAGAAAGTTCCGGACTACAAAATGCGCCCCATCAAGGTACGCCCCGAGGAAATACGCTTCAAAGACAAGGACACGAGCTACAAAATGCCAAAGAAAGAAATGAGAATGTTAATCAAAAACGGTGGCGACAGGGACAAATTGTACACCTACATGGATCCTATTCCGGCCGAAATGAGAAATCTTATAATTATGGAACTGTGCAGTGTATCTATCGATTGGAAAATGTTGACACCACAACGTCCGAAGACCAAAACTGAGGAGGATTATTTCAGCAAGTGAGTGAGTGTGTAAAATCGATTTTTTCGTTGTGTGTTGCCTGTGGACCATGTGCGAAAGAATACATTGTTCTACTTTCAATTCGAATTTGTTCGAGTTCATTGAACTAATTATATGTAAAGTGTAGATATATTTTTTGATTAATAATTGATAATTTGCACTATTGCTTTGGAGAATGAGGAAAAAAATGATTTGTACAATTAAATTTTCTGCGGATATTATAATAACTGGCGACTAATTAAATATTGTATTTATCTCATAAATGCTTCATCGTTTGAAAGGTTGGTAGAATTGGGCAAGCTgcaaatcaaaaccgaacagcgtGATAAACGTGAGAACCAACTGTCGTCGTCGGTGCGCAAAGTAAAGAACAGATCCGGCATTATCGAGTCACGCATATTCACCTGTCACGAGTGCCTGGAGGAGTTTTGCAATGGAAAGGTCTGTTTGGACTTCAACTACGATCTGTACACGCGAGTCGTGCCGAAAGCGGTTGTTCAGAAATCCCAGTCGCAACAGTTAATCACTGGTGGTGGTAGCTCTACCAGCAAAGTGCTGGCTGAATTGAACCAGAAAAGCATCGACAGTGGCAGTGGGGGCAGCTCTAAAAAGGGGCGTCGTCATATCCGACGAAAATCTAAAACGAAAACTAAATCTACCGAGGACAATGATGGCAATCAGAGTGCTGGTGGCGGAGGAATTACGAGCgtaaagaagaaaagtaagaaaGCTTCTGGCAGtccaatgaaataaaataaagactATTAGGTAGACATAAATGACTAACAAAAGCATTTCCATAGAATAATAGTTAAAAACAAGTTAGTAATTCACATAAAGTTACCTCTTCACATCCTATCTTATGTACACGTAAATTAAAAGATTATTTTTAGAAAGAAACTCACCCACGACCACTCTCCGCGAAATTGCGAGATGTCCGGCACCACGCAGAGCAACGATTCCGCACAGCGATACATAGTTTCCGCTTCCACGTCGCCGAACCACGCCTGCAACGATGGCGTAAAGTTGTCACCCGTAATTTCTAACATGGCTACATCGCCGCCCCCATTTAAATGTAGGGAATTGACTATTGGCACTGGTGTGACCGGTGTCCGCACAGGTCCCATCCCTTCGTAGAATTGATACTCAGCCTTGTCGGTGGAAATGATCGTCCAGCAGGCGCCGTCGTTGATCATCTCCTTGTTCGGTTCTTTCGGACATGGAGTTGCTTGGAACTGAATGATTTTCTCCTGCGACAAACACAGATACATCCTTTCGGTGTCTTTCATATGGAATGCACATTTATGCAGCTGCGAGACGGGATCATCCGCTTCGAGCAGTGCCATTTGTTTGTCTACTTTACGAATTACTAACCGTGGTAGGGCCATTCCCGTTACAGAACAGACCAGTTTGACTGTGGCCCCGTAGTGCACATACCCGTCACGAACCTAGGAAACGGCCGAATCAGGAAATAAATCAGTATTATGTTAAAGAATTAAAATAAAGCTACAAAGCATTGATACTAACCTGAAATTCTTCTGATTCGCTTTCGTTGTCGTCCAGTAGGTGTATCGTGAACGCACCCCACTGCGTAGAACTGGCATGGAAATGTCCATCCTCCACGTGCAAGTACCTCGTCGATACGGTTTGCGATCTCAGCCGGTTGAATAGTGCCACCTTGGTACCGCTCGCTATGCACAGGTCAGCATTTTTGAGTGACTGTTTCTTTTTCGACGGCTTCGATATCACCTTTATTCGCTTGGACTGAAACACGCCGATATCGTGACCCATGCTGTAGAACATTTTCACCGATAGCATGAAATGTTTCCGCTTGTCCGAGTCGGAGATGAACAGCGTTTTGGCAGCGCAATACTGTTTCGAGTTGTTTAGATCGAGCGGTTGCAGCTCCTGGTCGGAGCTGCCGATACCGATGAAGGCACATAGTTGGGTGGACTGTTCACTTTCGCCGCGGCGCAACATTTGCTCCTTTCGCAACCGCCAACCTTCACCGAACAGGTAGATGCAGGGAGGAGGACAGAAGAAACGTTT harbors:
- the LOC128741820 gene encoding recombining binding protein suppressor of hairless, with protein sequence MNEQKYIKSAAVCSEDAFSVLPLIATNSKCVSYQENRVAKLELIGSAAALDCPRLSSSGLETSSVTNTYVMPHQYGIPGYGQTPPSPPTHHGGALIPRLGGGAVIPVSANANTGSMGPSSNPIFRGPIEERRLTREAMEKYLRDRSNMVIVILHAKVAQKSYGNEKRFFCPPPCIYLFGEGWRLRKEQMLRRGESEQSTQLCAFIGIGSSDQELQPLDLNNSKQYCAAKTLFISDSDKRKHFMLSVKMFYSMGHDIGVFQSKRIKVISKPSKKKQSLKNADLCIASGTKVALFNRLRSQTVSTRYLHVEDGHFHASSTQWGAFTIHLLDDNESESEEFQVRDGYVHYGATVKLVCSVTGMALPRLVIRKVDKQMALLEADDPVSQLHKCAFHMKDTERMYLCLSQEKIIQFQATPCPKEPNKEMINDGACWTIISTDKAEYQFYEGMGPVRTPVTPVPIVNSLHLNGGGDVAMLEITGDNFTPSLQAWFGDVEAETMYRCAESLLCVVPDISQFRGEWSWVRQPTQVPISLVRNDGIIYATGLTFTYTPEPGPRQPCPAAEDVLRRANSANSNSNNGNSNSVTAGGGVGSGGSLPPISDVAWSSHGGGIP